The following are encoded in a window of Caretta caretta isolate rCarCar2 chromosome 19, rCarCar1.hap1, whole genome shotgun sequence genomic DNA:
- the HEYL gene encoding hairy/enhancer-of-split related with YRPW motif-like protein — MKRLSEESWSGSESDGTIDVGKEEEYSQVSRAVSPTTTSQIQARKKRRGIIEKRRRDRINSSLSELRRLVPTAFEKQGSSKLEKAEILQMTVDHLKMLHATGGTGFLDARALAVDYRSIGFRECLTEVVRYLGILEEQNGADPIRLRLLSHLNNYVAEMEPSPMATSLLPFQMWPWSFLHNSTAPANQVLIPRREVVPGLAVLTASPLAYPSTTMRRAPVRRIPNAIMPARRNFMSNRMASSSRRARPTVTSTTPCAMSSVPSASGALRDATSRSSQIATFLLSSTSPGVPIPPASYTAPPALNDSPQGPGTRGGTSRLCRSWATEIGAF, encoded by the exons CCAAGTATCCAGGGCTGTTTCTCCCACCACCACATCTCAGATACAAGCCAGGAAGAAGCGGAGAGGG ATCATTGAGAAACGGCGCCGTGACCGTATTAACAGCAGCCTGTCTGAACTGCGGCGTTTAGTCCCCACTGCCTTTGAGAAGCAG GGCTCCTCCAAGCTGGAGAAGGCAGAGATCCTGCAAATGACAGTGGACCATTTAAAAATGCTTCATGCCACTGGAGGAACAG GGTTCTTAGATGCCCGAGCCCTGGCTGTGGATTACAGGAGTATCGGCTTCCGTGAATGCCTCACTGAAGTTGTCAGATACCTTGGTATCCTTGAGGAACAAAACGGTGCTGATCCTATCCGGCTACGACTCCTCTCCCACCTGAATAATTATGTTGCTGAAATGGAGCCTTCGCCTATGGCCACTTCCCTTCTGCCCTTTCAGATGTGGCCCTGGTCATTCCTCCACAATTCCACAGCCCCCGCCAATCAAGTACTAATACCCAGGAGGGAGGTTGTCCCGGGTCTAGCTGTCTTGACTGCTTCCCCCCTGGCTTATCCAAGTACCACCATGAGAAGGGCTCCCGTTCGCCGAATTCCTAATGCCATCATGCCAGCCCGCCGAAACTTCATGTCCAATAGGATGGCCTCTTCGTCCCGGAGGGCTAGACCCACAGTGACATCAACAACCCCATGTGCCATGTCCAGTGTGCCATCAGCAAGTGGTGCCCTGAGAGATGCCACCTCTAGGAGCAGCCAGATTGCAACGTTCCTGCTCTCCTCCACCTCTCCTGGAGTTCCCATACCACCTGCTTCTTACACAGCTCCTCCTGCTTTGAATGATTCTCCCCAGGGGCCAGGGACCAGAGGTGGAACTTCCAGACTCTGCCGCTCCTGGGCTACTGAAATTGGGGCTTTCTGA